In a genomic window of Sulfurisphaera tokodaii str. 7:
- a CDS encoding MFS transporter yields MKRVIIGSLLLTISQWYAFFLFSQFSFIVFSEFIGLSIFIMGFISRALGSILFGYIGDKISRRTALLLTGITLIISSLIVLIPSIFIVFISRILQGLSLGGEWGGASTVIIETYSSHRLRGTIASIIQLSVPIAIILSSSTLLLIFLYSIPWRESFLIITVLTLIALPLIRDVNKEKMFSSKIPLFEAILNDWKNILKSISIKVSESAAFYVFSAYIFSLYSNLKELPIIVLEAITFQLFTIPLFGFLSDIIGRRLVVIIGLIIMGVGSYLLSLKIIYYGEIVISISDSALYAPQSSIFTEIFNKKYRFTAANFSYQLASILGGALAPLLISDYSNLFIFIMLSYITITCIGVYFIEETKGKGIA; encoded by the coding sequence ATGAAAAGAGTAATCATAGGTAGTTTATTGTTAACAATATCACAATGGTATGCATTTTTCTTATTTTCTCAGTTTTCTTTTATAGTATTTAGTGAATTTATAGGATTGTCTATATTTATAATGGGTTTTATAAGTAGGGCCTTAGGCAGTATTTTATTTGGATACATAGGTGATAAAATTAGTAGAAGAACAGCATTATTGCTAACTGGAATTACGTTAATCATATCTTCATTAATTGTTTTAATACCGAGTATATTTATTGTTTTTATTTCTAGGATTTTACAGGGTTTAAGTCTAGGAGGTGAATGGGGAGGTGCTAGCACTGTAATAATAGAAACCTATTCAAGCCATAGACTTAGAGGAACTATTGCGAGTATAATTCAATTATCTGTACCTATAGCTATAATACTTTCCTCTTCTACGCTTCTTCTAATTTTCTTATATTCAATTCCTTGGAGAGAATCTTTTCTAATTATAACTGTTTTAACTCTAATAGCATTACCGTTAATTAGAGATGTAAACAAAGAAAAAATGTTCAGTAGTAAAATTCCATTATTTGAGGCAATATTGAATGATTGGAAAAATATACTAAAATCTATTAGTATAAAAGTAAGTGAAAGTGCAGCTTTTTACGTTTTTTCAGCTTATATTTTTTCTCTATATTCTAATTTGAAAGAGCTTCCTATAATAGTTTTAGAAGCAATTACATTTCAACTATTCACAATACCGCTTTTTGGTTTTTTATCAGATATTATTGGAAGAAGATTAGTAGTTATTATAGGTCTCATTATAATGGGAGTTGGAAGTTATCTTTTATCATTGAAGATCATTTATTATGGAGAAATAGTTATATCTATCTCTGATTCTGCATTATATGCTCCTCAATCCTCAATTTTTACTGAAATATTTAATAAAAAATATAGGTTTACTGCAGCTAATTTCTCATATCAACTAGCAAGTATACTAGGAGGTGCCTTAGCCCCTCTCTTAATTTCAGACTATTCTAACCTCTTTATATTCATAATGTTAAGCTACATAACCATTACATGTATAGGTGTATATTTCATAGAAGAAACGAAAGGGAAAGGAATAGCATAG
- a CDS encoding peptidylprolyl isomerase, which translates to MLKDKDFVYIDYIGKVKDTGEVFDTTIEEEAKKANIYNKETKYAPKLVILGEHNVIQGLEEALYQMNPGEEKEIEIPPEKAYGPRDNTKVKTISLGELRRQGINPYPNMVVRLSNGSLAVVKSVSGGRVILDLNHPLAGKTLVYKVKVVKVLENESDKIKALIERWLGSSYVDKLNMELDEKKNVKFTLPKELYLVEDIQIRKYMLAKDIINYVLPESTVTYIENYNKEVFSQ; encoded by the coding sequence ATGTTAAAAGATAAAGATTTTGTCTATATAGATTACATTGGAAAAGTAAAAGATACTGGTGAAGTATTCGATACAACTATTGAGGAAGAAGCAAAGAAGGCTAATATTTATAATAAAGAAACTAAATATGCGCCTAAGCTAGTTATATTAGGCGAACATAATGTTATTCAAGGACTAGAAGAAGCATTATATCAAATGAATCCAGGTGAAGAGAAAGAAATTGAGATTCCTCCAGAAAAAGCTTATGGACCTAGAGACAATACAAAAGTTAAAACAATTTCCTTAGGAGAATTAAGAAGACAAGGTATAAATCCTTATCCTAATATGGTTGTAAGATTATCTAATGGTTCCTTAGCTGTAGTAAAAAGCGTATCTGGTGGAAGAGTAATATTAGATTTAAACCACCCATTAGCTGGCAAAACATTAGTATATAAGGTAAAGGTTGTAAAAGTTTTAGAAAATGAGAGCGACAAAATAAAAGCATTAATAGAGAGATGGTTAGGCTCATCTTATGTTGATAAATTAAACATGGAATTAGATGAGAAGAAAAATGTTAAATTCACATTACCTAAAGAATTATATCTAGTTGAAGATATACAAATTAGAAAATATATGTTAGCAAAAGACATTATAAACTATGTTTTACCAGAATCAACTGTAACATATATAGAGAACTATAACAAAGAAGTTTTTAGTCAATAA
- the speE gene encoding polyamine aminopropyltransferase — translation MYEWHWHIEWQTPYEFHGHAITKVIAEEKTPYQRALLVELARFGKALILDGKIQSTITDEFIYHEALVHPLLLSINNPEKILILGGGEGATLREVLKHKTIKNVTMVDIDPVVIDFAKKYLQEWHQGAFDNPKSKLVIEDGYKFIKETKEKFDAVVIDLTDPIKDSPSQMLYTKEFYEEVKRISKWGIVTQATSPSFSLETFSIIYNTIKHVFKKVSAGITYVPAFDGLWGFVYASDEVNPAEFSKEEINNRIKERIDGSLRFYDGETHITMFSIPKHIREVLEKENKISTRENPVAVPA, via the coding sequence ATGTATGAATGGCATTGGCATATAGAATGGCAAACTCCATACGAATTTCATGGACACGCTATAACTAAAGTAATTGCGGAAGAAAAAACACCTTATCAGAGAGCTCTTTTAGTTGAATTAGCTAGATTCGGGAAAGCACTAATATTAGACGGAAAAATACAATCTACAATAACTGACGAGTTCATATACCATGAGGCATTAGTACATCCATTACTTTTATCTATAAATAATCCAGAAAAAATTCTAATATTAGGAGGGGGAGAAGGAGCAACATTAAGAGAAGTTCTTAAACATAAAACTATAAAGAATGTTACTATGGTTGATATAGATCCTGTAGTAATCGATTTTGCCAAAAAATATTTACAAGAATGGCATCAAGGAGCTTTCGATAATCCCAAAAGTAAATTAGTCATAGAGGATGGCTATAAATTTATTAAAGAAACAAAAGAGAAATTTGACGCAGTAGTTATTGATCTTACAGACCCAATAAAAGATTCGCCTTCCCAAATGCTATATACTAAAGAGTTTTATGAAGAAGTTAAGAGAATAAGTAAATGGGGTATAGTAACACAAGCTACTTCTCCATCATTTAGTTTAGAAACCTTCTCCATAATTTATAATACAATAAAACATGTTTTCAAAAAAGTAAGTGCTGGAATAACATATGTACCGGCATTTGACGGCTTATGGGGATTTGTATATGCTTCAGATGAAGTTAATCCAGCAGAATTTAGTAAAGAAGAAATTAATAATAGAATTAAAGAAAGAATAGATGGAAGTCTTAGATTTTATGATGGTGAAACTCATATTACAATGTTTAGTATCCCGAAACATATAAGGGAAGTACTAGAAAAAGAAAATAAAATTTCGACTAGAGAAAATCCAGTAGCAGTTCCAGCATAG
- a CDS encoding transcription initiation factor IIB: MSESNKSQASATPCPPDKIVFDEERGEYICTETGEVIEERAIDQGPEWRAFTPEEKEKRSRVGGPLNQTIHDMGISTVIDWKDKDAMGRTLDPKRRLEVLRWRKWQIRARIQSSIDRNLAQAMNELERIGNLLNLPKAVKDEAALIYRKAVEKGLVRGRSIESVVAASIYAACRRMKMARTLDEIAQFTKANRKEVARCYRLILRELDINVPVSDPKDYVTRIGSLLGLSGSTMKMAIDIIEKAKESGLTAGKDPAGLAAAAIYIAALLNDERRTQKEIAQIAGVTEVTVRNRYKELTQELKIQIPNQ; this comes from the coding sequence ATGTCAGAAAGTAATAAATCTCAAGCTTCTGCTACTCCTTGTCCTCCAGATAAAATAGTTTTTGATGAGGAAAGGGGAGAGTATATTTGTACGGAAACTGGGGAAGTGATAGAAGAAAGGGCAATTGATCAGGGGCCCGAATGGAGGGCTTTCACTCCAGAAGAAAAAGAGAAAAGAAGTAGAGTTGGAGGTCCATTAAATCAGACTATACATGATATGGGTATATCTACTGTAATTGATTGGAAAGACAAAGACGCAATGGGTAGAACTTTAGATCCAAAGAGGAGATTAGAAGTATTAAGATGGAGAAAGTGGCAAATTAGAGCAAGAATACAATCTTCTATAGATAGAAACTTAGCACAAGCAATGAATGAGTTAGAGAGAATAGGAAACTTGCTTAATTTACCAAAGGCTGTAAAAGATGAGGCTGCTTTAATTTATAGAAAAGCTGTTGAGAAAGGATTAGTAAGAGGCAGAAGTATTGAAAGTGTTGTTGCAGCATCTATATATGCAGCTTGTAGAAGAATGAAGATGGCAAGGACATTAGATGAAATTGCTCAATTTACAAAGGCTAACAGAAAAGAAGTAGCTAGATGTTATAGATTAATTTTAAGAGAATTAGATATTAATGTCCCTGTTAGTGATCCAAAGGATTATGTTACTAGAATTGGTAGTTTGTTAGGCTTAAGCGGTTCTACAATGAAGATGGCAATAGATATTATTGAGAAAGCTAAAGAGTCTGGTCTAACGGCTGGAAAAGATCCTGCTGGCCTGGCAGCTGCTGCAATTTATATAGCGGCCTTACTTAATGATGAAAGAAGGACGCAGAAAGAGATTGCACAGATTGCAGGTGTTACAGAAGTAACTGTTAGAAATAGATATAAGGAATTAACACAAGAGTTAAAAATTCAAATTCCAAATCAATAA
- a CDS encoding TIGR00304 family membrane protein produces the protein MKLIYAGIGLIFLGIIILTLASISSTTVSTTTNGGFAGVVFLGPIPIVFGAGNPSQLPYLFIFGILFTIIALIFFVLPWIIGRKAKYP, from the coding sequence ATGAAGCTAATCTATGCAGGAATTGGTTTAATATTTCTAGGTATAATCATTTTAACTTTGGCTTCTATTAGCTCAACTACTGTGTCTACAACTACAAATGGAGGCTTTGCTGGCGTAGTATTTTTAGGACCCATACCTATAGTATTTGGAGCAGGTAATCCTTCTCAATTACCCTATCTATTTATATTTGGAATATTATTTACGATAATTGCATTAATTTTCTTCGTCTTACCATGGATAATAGGACGTAAAGCAAAATATCCGTGA
- a CDS encoding beta-CASP ribonuclease aCPSF1: MSSLRLNIIATIYNNIPKEAGITKIEFEGPEIAIYVRSPTILADKTDLLKKIAKDIRKRIVLKADEKARKDKKETIEIIKNIVPKEAEITDIKFDDELGEVLIKAKKPGLVIGKGGTIQNKIFFETFWRPIIVREPPLKSRTYDSILTHIYNETEYRAKMLKIFGERIHRELLFKDRNVRITALGGFQEVGRSAVLVETPESKVLLDVGLNPSVSYGEKLFPKLDIDQVRLEDIDAVVITHAHLDHCGMVPLLFKYGYNGPVYTTAPTRDIMALMQLDALDVAEKEGRPLPYTAKEVRKELLHTITLDYEEVTDIAPDIKLTFYNAGHILGSAMAHLHIGDGTHNIVYTGDFKYARTKLLDKANDEFPRVDTIIMETTYGDHEQENREEAEAKLIEIINRTISRGGRVLIPVLAVGRGQEIMLVLNDAMKKKLIPEVPIYVTGLVEEITAIHNAYPEMLSREVREAILYKDENPFMSEFFHRIEGYREDIAQGEPSIILATSGMLNGGPAVEFFKTMAPDSRNSIIFVSYQAEGTLGRKVSDGAQEIQIIDRDGRIENIQIKMEVTRVEGFSGHSDRRQLLNFLKNLNVKPKNLLLNHGEPGSIESFRRLVEREKEKIGMKGTKVYAPQILDSIRVV; this comes from the coding sequence GTGTCGTCTCTTAGATTAAACATAATAGCAACAATATATAATAATATACCAAAAGAGGCTGGAATAACAAAAATTGAGTTTGAAGGTCCAGAAATAGCAATATATGTTAGGAGTCCAACAATATTGGCTGATAAAACAGATTTGTTAAAGAAAATTGCAAAGGACATTAGAAAGAGAATTGTGCTGAAAGCTGATGAGAAAGCAAGAAAAGATAAGAAAGAAACAATAGAGATTATAAAGAATATCGTACCAAAAGAGGCAGAAATTACAGATATAAAGTTTGATGATGAATTAGGTGAAGTACTAATAAAAGCTAAAAAACCCGGACTCGTAATAGGTAAAGGAGGAACAATCCAGAATAAAATATTTTTTGAGACTTTTTGGAGACCTATAATAGTAAGAGAACCACCATTAAAATCAAGAACATATGATAGTATCTTAACACATATTTATAATGAGACTGAATATAGAGCAAAGATGTTAAAGATCTTTGGTGAAAGAATACATAGAGAACTACTATTCAAAGATAGAAATGTTAGGATAACTGCATTAGGTGGATTCCAAGAAGTAGGTAGATCTGCAGTACTTGTAGAGACTCCAGAAAGCAAAGTATTATTAGACGTAGGATTAAATCCAAGTGTAAGTTATGGAGAAAAACTATTTCCAAAGCTTGACATTGATCAAGTAAGACTTGAAGATATTGATGCAGTAGTAATAACGCATGCACACCTAGACCATTGCGGAATGGTTCCTTTATTATTTAAGTATGGCTATAATGGCCCTGTCTACACAACTGCACCCACAAGAGATATAATGGCACTAATGCAATTAGATGCACTAGATGTAGCGGAAAAAGAAGGAAGACCCTTGCCCTATACAGCCAAGGAAGTTAGGAAAGAATTGTTACACACTATAACGCTTGATTATGAAGAAGTTACTGATATAGCTCCAGATATTAAACTAACATTCTATAATGCTGGACATATATTAGGCTCTGCTATGGCGCATCTTCATATAGGCGATGGAACACACAATATCGTTTATACTGGTGATTTCAAATATGCTAGAACTAAATTATTAGATAAGGCTAACGATGAGTTTCCAAGAGTTGATACTATAATTATGGAGACAACATATGGAGACCATGAACAAGAAAACAGAGAAGAAGCTGAGGCAAAACTTATAGAGATTATAAATAGAACCATTAGTAGGGGAGGAAGAGTACTAATCCCCGTTCTAGCTGTTGGAAGAGGTCAAGAAATAATGCTGGTTTTAAATGATGCGATGAAAAAGAAGTTAATACCAGAAGTACCAATCTATGTCACAGGTTTAGTTGAAGAAATTACAGCAATACATAATGCTTACCCAGAAATGTTAAGCAGAGAAGTAAGGGAAGCAATACTGTATAAGGATGAGAATCCGTTCATGTCGGAATTCTTCCACAGAATTGAAGGATATAGAGAAGATATTGCGCAAGGCGAGCCATCAATTATCTTAGCAACATCTGGTATGCTAAATGGAGGCCCGGCAGTAGAATTCTTTAAGACAATGGCTCCAGATAGTAGGAATTCGATAATTTTTGTGAGCTACCAAGCAGAGGGAACACTGGGTAGAAAAGTGAGTGATGGAGCACAAGAAATACAAATTATTGATAGAGATGGTAGGATTGAGAATATACAAATAAAGATGGAAGTCACAAGAGTGGAAGGATTCTCTGGTCACTCTGATAGAAGACAGCTTCTAAACTTCTTAAAGAATCTAAATGTAAAACCGAAGAATCTATTACTAAATCATGGCGAACCTGGCTCTATAGAATCTTTCAGAAGATTAGTAGAAAGAGAGAAAGAAAAAATTGGAATGAAAGGGACTAAAGTCTATGCTCCACAGATACTTGATAGCATAAGAGTAGTTTAA
- a CDS encoding 50S ribosomal protein L37e, whose translation MKGTPSFGKMNKSPTHVRCRRCGRNSFNVRKGYCAACGFGRSKKIRRYNWQNKKVNGLRLV comes from the coding sequence ATGAAAGGAACGCCCTCTTTTGGAAAAATGAATAAATCACCAACTCATGTAAGATGCAGAAGATGTGGTAGGAATTCGTTTAATGTTAGAAAAGGCTATTGTGCTGCATGCGGATTTGGAAGAAGTAAGAAAATAAGAAGATATAATTGGCAAAATAAGAAAGTTAATGGTTTGAGGCTCGTATAA
- the ahcY gene encoding adenosylhomocysteinase — MDYKVKDLSLAEQGKKQIEWAEIHMPALMEIRKQFEKEKPLQGLRISAVLHVTKETAVLVKTLKIGGATVALAGSNPLSTQDDVAAALVEEGIRVFAWRGETEKDYYDNIKEILKYEPQIIMDDGGDLHAYVHENMPQLKLFGGTEETTTGVIRLKAMEEQGVLRYPVIAVNNAFTKYLFDNRIGTGQSTIDGILRATNILIAGKVAVVAGYGWVGRGIAQRLRGMGARVIVVEVSPLRALEAVMDGFDVMPMSKAAELGEIFITATGNINVIRKEHILKMKDGAILANSGHFNVEIDVKGLKEMAKSSRLIRPNLEEYELPNGKRIYLLAEGRLVNLAAAEGHPSEVMDLSFSNQALSVKYIYENRGKLENKVYNVPQEIDETVAKLKLNGMGIEIEPMTQEQIEYMKQWRYGT, encoded by the coding sequence ATGGACTATAAGGTTAAAGATCTTAGTTTAGCTGAACAAGGTAAAAAACAAATAGAATGGGCAGAAATACACATGCCAGCATTAATGGAGATAAGAAAGCAATTTGAGAAAGAAAAACCTCTTCAAGGATTAAGGATTAGTGCTGTCCTTCACGTAACTAAGGAAACTGCTGTATTAGTTAAGACTCTAAAAATAGGAGGAGCTACAGTTGCATTAGCTGGTAGTAATCCGTTATCTACTCAAGATGACGTTGCTGCTGCACTAGTTGAGGAGGGAATTCGTGTATTTGCATGGAGAGGTGAAACTGAAAAAGATTATTATGATAATATTAAAGAAATTCTAAAATATGAACCTCAAATAATAATGGATGATGGAGGAGATCTTCATGCTTATGTCCACGAAAATATGCCACAGTTAAAACTATTTGGGGGTACAGAAGAAACAACAACAGGAGTAATAAGACTAAAGGCCATGGAAGAACAAGGAGTCCTAAGATATCCAGTAATCGCTGTAAATAATGCTTTTACAAAATACTTATTTGATAATAGAATAGGTACTGGACAGAGTACAATAGATGGAATACTTAGAGCAACAAATATACTAATTGCTGGTAAAGTAGCTGTAGTAGCTGGATACGGATGGGTAGGAAGAGGGATAGCTCAAAGGCTTAGAGGTATGGGTGCTAGGGTTATAGTGGTCGAAGTATCTCCTTTAAGAGCATTAGAGGCAGTTATGGATGGTTTTGATGTAATGCCAATGAGTAAAGCTGCAGAATTAGGGGAGATTTTTATCACTGCTACCGGTAATATAAACGTAATAAGAAAAGAACATATTCTAAAAATGAAAGATGGTGCAATTTTAGCAAACTCTGGGCATTTTAATGTAGAGATAGACGTAAAAGGATTAAAAGAAATGGCAAAATCATCAAGATTGATAAGACCAAACTTGGAAGAATATGAATTACCTAATGGAAAAAGAATTTATTTATTAGCTGAAGGTAGATTAGTTAATTTAGCTGCAGCCGAGGGACATCCTAGTGAGGTTATGGATTTAAGCTTTTCAAATCAAGCTTTATCGGTAAAGTATATTTATGAAAATAGAGGAAAGTTAGAGAATAAAGTATATAATGTTCCACAAGAGATAGATGAAACGGTTGCTAAATTAAAATTAAATGGAATGGGAATAGAAATAGAGCCAATGACACAAGAACAAATAGAATACATGAAACAATGGAGATATGGTACTTGA
- the yciH gene encoding stress response translation initiation inhibitor YciH has translation MSDNLCGGLPPEICEQLNKEEQFIKIKVEKRRYGKEVTIIEGLSGSDVELKKIASELKSKLAAGGTVKNGKIELQGDHRERVKELLMKMGYPESNIIIIE, from the coding sequence ATGTCTGATAATCTGTGTGGAGGTCTACCACCCGAAATTTGTGAACAATTAAATAAAGAAGAACAATTCATAAAAATAAAAGTAGAAAAAAGAAGATATGGAAAAGAAGTAACAATAATAGAAGGCCTTTCTGGTTCTGATGTAGAATTAAAGAAAATAGCCTCAGAACTCAAATCAAAGCTTGCTGCAGGCGGAACAGTTAAAAATGGAAAAATAGAATTACAAGGAGATCACAGAGAAAGAGTAAAAGAACTTCTTATGAAAATGGGTTACCCAGAATCTAACATCATAATAATAGAATAA
- a CDS encoding NAD(P)-dependent glycerol-1-phosphate dehydrogenase, which yields MELKEHIIDLPKKVYIGYDIIDNIKEYILSLNLSGPFLIVTGPLVRKIITDKIIENFKDESVEVVEVKIASIDEVNKVEEMAKGSRINTIIGVGGGNIIDVAKYVAYRIGKEFVSLPTAPSHDGITSPFASIKGLGKPTSVKAKGPIAIIADINVLASAPRRLINAGIGDTIGKITAVRDWQLAAKLRGEYYGDYTASLALMSAKHALSCAKILDKDVRAGVRVLTEALISSGVAMGMAGSTRPASGSEHLFAHAIEILYPDKALHGELVALGTILMAYIHGINWKKIKKAMKKVGLPTKAKQLGIPDEIIIKALTIAHTIRPERYTILGDRGLTWEAAEKIAKETGIID from the coding sequence GTGGAGCTGAAAGAACATATAATTGACTTACCAAAGAAAGTTTACATTGGTTATGATATAATTGATAATATAAAAGAATACATATTATCACTTAATCTTTCTGGTCCTTTTTTGATAGTAACTGGTCCACTAGTTAGGAAAATTATAACGGATAAAATTATAGAAAATTTCAAAGATGAGAGTGTTGAAGTTGTTGAAGTGAAAATAGCATCAATTGATGAAGTAAATAAAGTAGAGGAAATGGCTAAAGGTTCTAGAATTAACACAATAATTGGTGTTGGAGGAGGAAATATAATAGATGTAGCAAAATATGTTGCTTATAGAATTGGAAAAGAATTCGTAAGTCTTCCTACAGCTCCTTCACATGATGGAATTACATCTCCATTCGCGTCAATTAAAGGTCTAGGAAAACCTACTTCTGTTAAAGCAAAAGGTCCAATAGCAATAATTGCAGACATAAATGTTTTAGCTTCAGCACCTAGAAGATTAATTAATGCTGGAATAGGTGATACAATAGGTAAAATAACAGCTGTAAGGGATTGGCAATTAGCAGCTAAATTAAGGGGGGAATATTATGGAGATTATACAGCATCCTTAGCCCTTATGTCCGCTAAACATGCACTTTCTTGTGCTAAAATTCTTGATAAAGACGTCAGAGCTGGCGTTAGAGTTCTAACAGAAGCTTTAATAAGTAGTGGTGTTGCGATGGGCATGGCAGGAAGCACAAGGCCTGCTAGCGGTTCTGAACATTTATTTGCACATGCTATTGAAATTCTATATCCAGATAAAGCTTTACATGGAGAGTTAGTAGCTTTGGGTACAATTCTTATGGCATATATTCATGGTATAAATTGGAAAAAAATTAAGAAAGCAATGAAAAAAGTTGGTTTACCTACTAAGGCTAAACAATTAGGAATTCCAGATGAAATAATTATAAAAGCACTGACTATTGCTCACACTATAAGGCCGGAAAGATATACTATTTTAGGAGATAGGGGATTAACATGGGAAGCTGCTGAAAAAATAGCTAAAGAGACTGGAATTATTGACTAA
- the fdhF gene encoding formate dehydrogenase subunit alpha, producing the protein METVKSICPFCGVGCGVELYVESSTIIRLSPVKEHVVSRGHLCGKGTLAYEPIFAWDRLTYPLKKVKGEHIRISWEIAIKEIASKLKEIIQQYGSDAIAFYGGCQNTLEEDYLMQKLARAMGTNNIDSCARVCHDPSATALKEMVGIGASSVSVEMIPRMKVVVITGESITESHPVLSQYLTEAKKNGTKLIVIDPRVTGTAKFSDLHLRLRPGTDIALFNAVGNYLIENSLIDEKFIKERVIGFEEYAKGVSKYTLEYAEKVTGVRKENIKKFAELIAQKGVIFSWGLGLTQSSGVNGVRAYINLALLTGNIGKNGGLLVFRGQTNVQGSGDLLKPDKFPNGTMDEENAKKLAEIWNFLPPTKPGLSVTEALLRDNNIRAIIFMGFNPLISLPNREKVERKLKSLDLLVVIDAFMTETASLAHYVLPAAVWAEKEGSVTNLDRLAKWRFKAIDPPGEAKPDYEILKKLAEELGYNFSSDPKEIFEEMKKVVPLYSNLTLDEIMDYSSSSRYPNHEIYLYDEKFYTETNKAKLILVEQPEVKNGIILITVRNVTRYNTDVITGRIPGYGKYESLIYVSQEDALELKIRDNEEVLVTSECGKMNFRVMISKDVQKGTAIMYMHDPKVNYIICDELDEITKTPKYKYTEIKIMKLN; encoded by the coding sequence ATGGAAACAGTAAAGAGCATTTGTCCATTTTGTGGAGTAGGATGTGGTGTTGAATTATATGTAGAGAGTTCGACTATTATAAGATTATCTCCAGTTAAAGAACATGTTGTAAGTAGGGGACACTTATGTGGAAAGGGAACTCTGGCATATGAACCTATTTTTGCTTGGGATAGATTGACTTACCCTTTGAAGAAAGTTAAGGGAGAGCATATAAGAATAAGCTGGGAAATAGCGATAAAAGAAATAGCTTCTAAACTTAAGGAAATAATTCAGCAATATGGTAGTGACGCAATAGCATTTTATGGTGGGTGTCAAAACACTTTAGAAGAAGACTATTTAATGCAGAAATTAGCAAGAGCTATGGGTACTAATAACATAGATTCTTGCGCTAGAGTATGCCATGATCCTTCAGCAACTGCATTAAAGGAAATGGTTGGAATAGGGGCTTCATCAGTTTCCGTAGAAATGATCCCTAGAATGAAAGTAGTAGTAATCACGGGAGAATCTATTACTGAAAGCCACCCCGTATTATCTCAGTATTTGACCGAGGCAAAAAAGAACGGTACTAAACTCATTGTAATAGATCCTAGAGTAACTGGGACAGCAAAATTCTCTGATCTTCATTTAAGATTAAGACCAGGAACAGATATAGCATTGTTTAATGCGGTAGGAAATTATTTAATTGAAAATTCGTTAATCGATGAAAAGTTCATTAAAGAAAGGGTGATTGGTTTTGAAGAATATGCTAAAGGAGTGTCAAAATACACGTTAGAGTACGCTGAAAAGGTAACAGGAGTAAGAAAAGAGAATATAAAAAAGTTTGCTGAGTTAATTGCCCAAAAAGGAGTAATATTTTCATGGGGACTTGGTTTAACTCAGTCTTCAGGGGTTAATGGTGTTAGAGCTTATATAAACTTAGCATTACTTACTGGAAATATAGGAAAGAACGGAGGACTTTTAGTATTTAGAGGACAAACTAATGTTCAAGGTTCAGGGGATCTTCTAAAGCCAGATAAATTTCCTAACGGTACAATGGATGAAGAAAACGCTAAAAAATTAGCAGAAATATGGAATTTTCTACCACCAACTAAACCTGGATTATCAGTAACTGAAGCATTATTAAGAGATAATAATATTAGGGCTATCATATTCATGGGATTTAATCCCTTAATCAGTTTACCAAATAGAGAAAAAGTTGAAAGAAAATTAAAGAGCCTAGATCTATTGGTAGTAATTGACGCATTTATGACAGAGACAGCTAGTTTAGCACATTATGTTTTGCCAGCCGCAGTATGGGCTGAGAAAGAGGGTTCAGTTACTAATTTGGATAGGTTAGCCAAGTGGAGATTTAAAGCTATAGATCCTCCAGGGGAGGCTAAGCCAGATTATGAAATATTAAAGAAACTTGCAGAGGAATTAGGCTATAATTTTAGCTCAGATCCAAAGGAAATTTTCGAAGAGATGAAAAAAGTTGTTCCTTTGTACTCCAATTTAACTTTAGATGAAATCATGGATTATTCTTCGAGCTCAAGATATCCTAACCATGAGATTTATTTATATGATGAAAAGTTTTACACAGAGACAAATAAGGCGAAATTAATTTTAGTAGAACAGCCAGAAGTTAAGAATGGAATAATATTAATTACTGTTAGAAATGTGACCAGATATAATACCGATGTAATCACTGGAAGAATACCAGGATATGGAAAATATGAAAGTTTAATCTATGTAAGTCAAGAAGATGCACTAGAATTAAAAATAAGAGATAATGAGGAAGTTTTAGTAACTTCTGAATGTGGAAAAATGAATTTCAGGGTAATGATTTCCAAAGATGTTCAGAAAGGAACTGCAATAATGTATATGCATGATCCTAAAGTTAATTATATCATATGTGATGAACTTGATGAAATTACAAAAACTCCAAAGTATAAGTATACAGAAATAAAGATAATGAAATTGAATTAA